The following are encoded in a window of Amycolatopsis lexingtonensis genomic DNA:
- a CDS encoding GNAT family N-acetyltransferase translates to MDDDVSRVVLRPVAEADLELLDRLTNDPVAAGEHQWFGWHDPGYLRRRWHETGMLTADSGTLVPALGGRVLGLVSWHRTRTGPTSYCWNVGLVLAPEARGHGYGTEAQRLLAEYLFAHTQLNRVEATTEVGNRAEQRSLEKAGFAREGVLRGYGFRDGEWRDHVIYSVVRSDLART, encoded by the coding sequence ATGGACGACGATGTCTCCAGAGTCGTGCTCCGGCCCGTGGCCGAGGCCGATCTCGAGCTGCTCGACCGGCTGACCAACGATCCCGTCGCCGCGGGCGAGCACCAGTGGTTCGGCTGGCACGACCCCGGGTACCTGCGCCGCCGGTGGCACGAGACCGGGATGCTCACCGCCGACAGCGGCACGCTCGTGCCCGCGCTCGGCGGCCGCGTGCTCGGGCTCGTTTCGTGGCACCGCACGCGCACCGGGCCGACGTCCTACTGCTGGAACGTCGGCCTGGTGCTGGCACCCGAAGCACGCGGCCACGGCTACGGCACCGAGGCCCAGCGGCTGCTCGCCGAATACCTCTTCGCGCACACGCAGCTGAACCGCGTCGAAGCGACGACCGAGGTCGGCAACCGCGCCGAACAGCGCTCGCTCGAGAAAGCCGGCTTCGCCCGCGAAGGCGTGCTTCGCGGGTACGGCTTCCGCGACGGCGAGTGGCGCGACCACGTCATCTACTCGGTCGTGCGCTCCGACCTGGCTCGGACCTAG
- a CDS encoding CaiB/BaiF CoA transferase family protein, giving the protein MKAGPLSGLKVVELAGLAPGPFATMILSDLGADVVRVDRAQPGEDVLGMPTDPLARGRRSVGINTKTPEGVELVLKLCDTADVLIEGFRPGVAERIGLGPDVVHARNPRLVYGRMTGWGQDGPLATAAGHDINYIGIAGALEPIGRAGERPVPPLNLVGDFGGGGLLLAMGILAALFERTTSGKGQVVDASMVDGAALLTTSLHGMAAAGLWGGARGDNMLDGGAPFYDTYETADGKYVAVGAIEMRFWGDLVKVLELDPDSLPLHVDKTQWPKLREILAAAIGKHTRDDLVARAEGTDACLTPVLAPGEAAAHPHNAARGTFVEIGGMVQPAPAPRFDRTPPETPEAPRAKGSDTEAVLAELGVTDLDALRAAGAIA; this is encoded by the coding sequence ATGAAGGCAGGTCCGCTCAGCGGCCTGAAGGTGGTGGAGCTCGCGGGTCTCGCGCCCGGGCCCTTCGCCACGATGATCCTGTCCGACCTCGGCGCCGACGTCGTCCGCGTCGACCGCGCGCAGCCGGGGGAGGACGTGCTCGGCATGCCGACCGACCCGCTGGCCCGCGGCCGCCGGTCCGTCGGGATCAACACGAAGACGCCCGAAGGCGTCGAGCTGGTGCTCAAGCTGTGCGACACCGCCGACGTCCTCATCGAGGGCTTCCGGCCCGGGGTCGCCGAGCGGATCGGGCTCGGCCCGGACGTCGTGCACGCCCGCAACCCGCGGCTGGTCTACGGCCGGATGACCGGCTGGGGCCAGGACGGGCCGCTGGCCACGGCCGCCGGGCACGACATCAACTACATCGGCATCGCCGGCGCGCTCGAGCCCATCGGGCGCGCGGGCGAGCGGCCGGTGCCGCCGCTCAACCTCGTCGGCGACTTCGGCGGCGGCGGGCTGCTGCTCGCGATGGGCATCCTGGCCGCGCTGTTCGAACGGACCACCTCCGGGAAGGGGCAGGTCGTCGACGCGTCGATGGTCGACGGCGCCGCGCTGCTCACCACGAGCCTGCACGGCATGGCCGCGGCCGGGTTGTGGGGCGGCGCCCGCGGGGACAACATGCTCGACGGCGGCGCCCCGTTCTACGACACCTACGAGACCGCCGACGGCAAGTACGTTGCCGTCGGCGCGATCGAGATGCGGTTCTGGGGCGACCTGGTCAAGGTCCTCGAACTGGACCCGGATTCGCTGCCGCTGCACGTCGACAAGACGCAGTGGCCGAAGCTGCGCGAGATCCTCGCGGCCGCGATCGGCAAGCACACCCGCGACGACCTCGTCGCGCGCGCCGAAGGCACCGACGCGTGCCTGACGCCGGTCCTGGCCCCGGGCGAGGCGGCGGCCCACCCGCACAACGCGGCGCGCGGGACGTTCGTCGAGATCGGCGGCATGGTGCAGCCGGCCCCGGCGCCACGCTTCGACCGGACGCCGCCGGAGACCCCGGAAGCCCCGCGGGCCAAGGGATCCGACACCGAAGCCGTGCTCGCGGAACTGGGCGTCACGGACCTCGACGCGCTGCGTGCGGCGGGCGCGATCGCCTAG
- a CDS encoding acyl-CoA dehydrogenase family protein yields MPLQLPKSSWSTTELEDLRELSRSFMQKELVPHQERWAAEKKVDRELWNKAGEVGLLCLSIPEEYGGGGGTFAHEAVLYEEQARSGDSAWGVTVHNGIVAHYLSAYASEEKKREWLPKMASGEMVGAIAMTEPGTGSDLQGIKTRAVRDGDHYVINGAKTFITNGFHADLVVVAVKTDPDAGAQGVSLIVVETDTPGFRRGRVLDKVGLKGQDTAELFFDDVRVPAANLLGDAEGQGFFQLMLQLPQERLIIAVTAVAGLEAAVDLTLEYTKERTAFGRPLFGFQNTKFTLAEAATEAAVSRAFLDQCIERHLKGELDVQGAAMAKLWTTERVNKVIDDCVQLFGGYGYMTEYPIARAWADVRISRIFGGTSEIMKEIISRSL; encoded by the coding sequence GTGCCGCTGCAACTGCCGAAGAGCTCGTGGAGCACGACCGAGCTCGAAGACCTCCGCGAGCTCTCGCGGTCCTTCATGCAGAAGGAGCTCGTGCCGCACCAGGAGCGCTGGGCGGCCGAGAAGAAGGTCGACCGCGAGCTGTGGAACAAGGCCGGCGAGGTCGGGCTGCTCTGCCTGTCGATCCCCGAGGAGTACGGCGGGGGTGGCGGCACCTTCGCGCACGAGGCCGTCCTCTACGAGGAGCAGGCCCGCTCCGGCGACAGCGCGTGGGGCGTGACCGTCCACAACGGAATCGTCGCGCACTACCTGAGCGCGTACGCCTCCGAAGAGAAGAAGCGCGAGTGGCTGCCGAAGATGGCCAGCGGCGAGATGGTCGGCGCGATCGCGATGACCGAGCCGGGCACCGGCTCCGACCTGCAGGGCATCAAGACCCGCGCGGTGCGCGACGGCGACCACTACGTCATCAACGGCGCCAAGACGTTCATCACCAACGGGTTCCACGCCGACCTCGTCGTCGTCGCGGTGAAGACCGACCCGGACGCGGGCGCGCAGGGCGTCTCGCTGATCGTGGTCGAGACGGACACGCCGGGCTTCCGCCGCGGCCGCGTCCTCGACAAGGTCGGGCTCAAGGGCCAGGACACCGCCGAGCTGTTCTTCGACGACGTCCGCGTGCCCGCCGCCAACCTCCTCGGCGACGCCGAGGGCCAGGGCTTCTTCCAGCTGATGCTGCAGCTGCCGCAGGAACGGCTGATCATCGCCGTCACCGCGGTGGCCGGCCTCGAGGCCGCGGTCGACCTGACGCTCGAATACACCAAGGAGCGCACGGCGTTCGGCCGGCCGCTCTTCGGTTTCCAGAACACCAAGTTCACCCTCGCCGAGGCCGCCACGGAAGCCGCCGTCTCGCGCGCGTTCCTCGACCAGTGCATCGAGCGGCACCTCAAGGGCGAGCTCGACGTCCAGGGCGCGGCGATGGCGAAGCTGTGGACCACCGAGCGGGTCAACAAGGTCATCGACGACTGCGTGCAGCTCTTCGGCGGCTACGGCTACATGACCGAGTACCCGATCGCGCGCGCGTGGGCCGACGTCCGGATCTCCCGGATCTTCGGCGGCACCAGCGAGATCATGAAGGAAATCATCTCCCGCTCGCTGTGA
- a CDS encoding TetR/AcrR family transcriptional regulator, translating to MPSTAHRTQAQRREQTRTALLDATIDCLVDLGYARTSVQEICARAGVSKGAVQHHFTAKAELMAAAVEHLTTKLRRRLAASLDELPSGGTGVAAAIDLLWAGYSGTLSTAVTELWVAARTDPELRAAIRPVDRALGRATLEHVTQVAGELPPERAEMLFWLTVNLTRGLALDAELGGDPDRRRQLLEEWKRIAVLLYQDAATAPS from the coding sequence GTGCCCTCGACGGCGCACCGGACCCAGGCGCAGCGGCGCGAGCAGACCCGCACGGCGCTGCTCGACGCCACCATCGACTGCCTGGTGGACCTCGGCTACGCGCGGACGTCGGTCCAGGAGATCTGCGCCAGGGCCGGCGTCTCGAAGGGCGCGGTGCAGCACCACTTCACCGCGAAGGCCGAGCTGATGGCGGCCGCGGTCGAGCACCTGACGACCAAGCTGCGCCGCCGGCTCGCGGCTTCGCTGGACGAGCTGCCGAGCGGCGGCACCGGTGTCGCCGCGGCGATCGACCTGCTGTGGGCCGGTTACTCGGGCACGCTCTCGACCGCCGTCACCGAGCTGTGGGTCGCCGCCCGCACCGACCCCGAGCTGCGCGCGGCCATCCGCCCGGTCGACCGCGCGCTCGGCCGCGCCACGCTGGAGCACGTCACGCAGGTCGCCGGCGAACTCCCGCCCGAGCGGGCCGAGATGCTGTTCTGGCTCACCGTCAACCTCACCCGCGGGCTGGCGCTGGACGCCGAGCTCGGCGGCGACCCGGACCGCCGGCGGCAGCTCCTCGAGGAGTGGAAGCGCATCGCCGTCCTGCTCTACCAGGACGCCGCCACTGCTCCGAGCTGA
- a CDS encoding succinic semialdehyde dehydrogenase has translation MTSTTPANTVEDTPLPATVGGVAGAPGSARAAQLVARVAGGADSAPIRMTAPFTGQPIATLPQATDADVRSVFAQARTAQRAWADRTPAERARVLTRLHDLVLARQDEVLDLVQVEAGKARLDAFDEVSATALVAAYYGRHAAKILAPRRVAGVIPGLTRAGEIRHPKGVVGIISPWNYPLALTAMDVLPALAAGNAVVQKPDNQTALSALWLHELAEAAGLPAGTWQIVLGRGSKIGTALVEESDYLCFTGSTPTGKELAGQVAKRLTSYSLELGGKNPMIVLPDADVAKAATGAVTACFSSAGQLCVSVERIYVHEDIRDEFTRAFVAKTAALKLGGALDYHAQMGSLTSEDQLATVSAHVEDAREKGASVLTGGRARPDLGPLFYEPTVLTGVTPGMLPFAEETFGPVVSIYGYTDVTEAIDRANDTPFGLNASVWSRNGRAGWEVGARLKAGTVNVNEGYAATFGSVGVPMGGMKDSGVGRRNGAEGLLKYTESQSIALQRGLALRPPRAVPGSLWSRGMTFGIKALRRLPR, from the coding sequence ATGACCAGCACGACCCCCGCGAACACGGTCGAAGACACCCCTTTGCCGGCGACCGTCGGCGGCGTCGCCGGGGCGCCCGGTTCGGCGCGGGCGGCCCAGCTCGTCGCCCGCGTGGCCGGCGGGGCGGACTCGGCGCCGATCCGCATGACCGCGCCCTTCACCGGGCAGCCGATCGCGACCCTGCCCCAGGCCACCGACGCCGACGTCCGCTCGGTGTTCGCCCAGGCGCGCACGGCCCAGCGGGCGTGGGCGGACCGCACCCCCGCCGAGCGCGCCCGCGTGCTCACCCGCCTGCACGACCTCGTGCTCGCCCGCCAGGACGAGGTGCTCGACCTGGTCCAGGTCGAGGCGGGCAAGGCCCGGCTCGACGCCTTCGACGAGGTCAGCGCGACCGCGCTGGTGGCGGCCTACTACGGCAGGCACGCGGCCAAGATCCTCGCCCCGCGGCGCGTCGCCGGTGTCATCCCCGGCCTGACCCGCGCCGGCGAGATCCGGCACCCCAAGGGCGTCGTCGGGATCATCTCGCCGTGGAACTACCCGCTGGCGCTGACCGCGATGGACGTCCTGCCGGCGCTGGCCGCGGGCAACGCCGTCGTGCAGAAGCCGGACAACCAGACCGCGCTCTCGGCGCTGTGGCTGCACGAACTCGCCGAGGCGGCCGGGCTGCCCGCCGGGACCTGGCAGATCGTGCTCGGCCGCGGCTCGAAGATCGGCACCGCGCTGGTCGAGGAGTCCGACTACCTGTGCTTCACCGGCTCCACCCCGACCGGCAAGGAACTGGCCGGGCAGGTGGCGAAGCGGCTCACGTCGTACTCGCTGGAGCTCGGCGGCAAGAACCCGATGATCGTGCTGCCCGACGCCGACGTCGCGAAGGCCGCGACCGGCGCGGTGACGGCCTGCTTCTCCTCGGCGGGCCAGCTCTGCGTGTCGGTCGAGCGGATCTACGTCCACGAGGACATCCGCGACGAGTTCACCCGCGCGTTCGTGGCGAAGACCGCGGCGCTCAAGCTCGGCGGCGCGCTCGACTACCACGCCCAGATGGGGTCGCTGACGTCGGAAGACCAGCTCGCGACGGTGTCGGCGCACGTCGAAGACGCCCGCGAAAAGGGCGCTTCGGTGCTCACCGGCGGCCGCGCCCGGCCCGACCTCGGCCCGCTGTTCTACGAGCCGACGGTGCTGACCGGCGTCACCCCGGGCATGCTGCCGTTCGCGGAGGAGACCTTCGGGCCGGTCGTCTCGATCTACGGCTACACCGACGTCACCGAGGCCATCGACCGGGCCAACGACACGCCGTTCGGGCTCAACGCCAGCGTCTGGTCGCGCAACGGCCGCGCGGGCTGGGAGGTCGGCGCGCGGCTGAAGGCCGGCACGGTCAACGTCAACGAGGGTTACGCGGCGACGTTCGGCAGTGTCGGCGTGCCGATGGGCGGTATGAAGGACTCCGGCGTCGGCCGCCGCAACGGGGCCGAAGGCCTGCTGAAGTACACCGAGTCCCAGTCGATCGCGCTGCAGCGCGGGCTCGCGCTGCGGCCGCCGCGCGCGGTGCCGGGTTCGCTGTGGTCGCGCGGGATGACCTTCGGCATCAAGGCGCTGCGCCGCCTCCCCCGCTGA
- a CDS encoding helix-turn-helix transcriptional regulator, with product MLLVPRLGSGIPLVARTHEMRRLRAAFARAERGEAGAVLLSGDAGVGKTRLLTALGEHVDGCGALVLTGRCIDVREGGLPYLPFAEALAPLGAATDAVIAAAVRARPALGRLLPQGQGFEEPRAAEHPPMTSNDRETMVRPRPEQDLGQLQLFDAVLGVLTEIAESRPVVILLEDLHWADASTRNLLSFLLSRLRAQRLLVVGSYREEDVHRRHPLRGVLSELVRLATVERVDLHPFGAADARRFVEALADEPLPSDVVADIVSRSEGNPFFAEELLATKTECNDLPAGLAEVLLSRLERLSPDTRRVVRVISVANEPVMHAALAEISGLGELELDEALREAVQHHVLVVLSDGSYTFRHALLQEAVYGDLLPGERSRTHAAYAARIQARPQGRGHDAKLAYHSLQSSDLVTALPALLRAMDEAEKLGAPGSALRHVEQALSIWDAVPAADRPEGYDELRLLHEASYFAGTSGEPERAAAFARSATRALTPDSPVDRAAKTWRRLAEALLALEGTLDEATAAIDRAWDLVKDGEPSGTRAWVLASRAGFLRILDKPEEALDSALTAVADARAVGAAGAEASALVTLGTLADSAGDAAEARERLRQAERKARDAGALNTEIRATYFLALSHDDQGEFAEALAHAARGVARAEEAGLSWSVYGLELRAAQLKLRYLMGDWPDESAGRAGRGVSSAVAARILAIWSMFLVARGRFDEAAKLVAGQRQHWTADMQIPLSVGGAGIELAYWRGEHAEAVRRTEDLIGWLERIEPGLLAGIRVAALGVSAAAALAAGARVRGDSAAADAAVAAGERMLAHGRMCSVVGQPRSGELGPEGRAWLARLEAAASCLPGRGDAAKWAAAAEAFGYGAVYEQAICRWHEAEALLAADAAAGEALEAAHAVAARLGAIPLRDAVRDLAHRARVELAGVEPAAPARTVTDPLTDRERDVLERVALGRTNRQVGEELYISEKTVSVHLSRVMAKLGASRRAEAVAIAYDRGLLTAPASEHA from the coding sequence ATGCTCCTCGTGCCCCGACTCGGCTCCGGAATCCCGCTCGTCGCCCGTACCCACGAGATGCGGCGGCTCCGCGCCGCCTTCGCCAGGGCAGAACGTGGCGAAGCCGGCGCGGTGCTGCTCTCGGGGGACGCCGGGGTCGGCAAGACCCGGCTGCTGACCGCGCTCGGCGAGCACGTCGACGGCTGCGGTGCGCTGGTGCTCACCGGCCGCTGCATCGACGTCCGCGAAGGCGGTCTTCCTTATCTTCCGTTCGCCGAGGCGCTCGCCCCCCTCGGCGCGGCGACGGACGCGGTGATCGCGGCCGCCGTGCGGGCCCGGCCCGCGCTCGGCAGGCTGCTGCCGCAGGGGCAGGGTTTCGAGGAGCCGCGGGCCGCCGAGCACCCGCCGATGACCTCGAACGACCGGGAGACCATGGTGCGTCCCCGGCCCGAGCAGGATCTCGGTCAGCTGCAGTTGTTCGACGCGGTACTGGGGGTGCTGACCGAGATCGCGGAGTCGCGCCCGGTGGTGATCCTCCTGGAGGATCTCCACTGGGCCGACGCGTCGACCCGCAACCTGCTGTCCTTCCTGCTGAGCCGGCTGCGCGCGCAGCGGCTGCTGGTCGTGGGCAGCTACCGCGAGGAGGACGTCCACCGGCGCCACCCGCTGCGCGGGGTCCTTTCCGAGCTGGTCCGCCTCGCCACCGTCGAGCGCGTCGACCTGCACCCCTTCGGCGCCGCCGACGCCCGCCGGTTCGTCGAGGCGCTGGCCGACGAGCCCCTGCCGTCGGACGTCGTGGCCGACATCGTCAGCCGTTCCGAAGGCAATCCGTTCTTCGCCGAGGAGCTGCTCGCCACCAAGACCGAGTGCAACGACCTGCCCGCCGGGCTGGCCGAGGTGCTGCTGTCCCGGCTCGAGCGGCTCTCGCCGGACACACGCCGGGTGGTCCGCGTGATCTCGGTGGCCAACGAGCCCGTGATGCACGCCGCGCTCGCCGAGATCTCCGGGCTGGGCGAGCTGGAGCTCGACGAGGCGCTGCGCGAAGCCGTCCAGCACCACGTGCTCGTGGTGCTGTCCGACGGCTCCTACACCTTCCGGCACGCGTTGCTGCAGGAAGCGGTGTACGGCGACCTGCTGCCCGGGGAGCGGTCGCGCACGCACGCCGCGTACGCCGCACGCATCCAGGCCCGGCCGCAGGGCCGCGGGCACGACGCGAAGCTGGCCTACCACTCGCTGCAGAGCAGCGACCTGGTCACCGCGCTGCCGGCGTTGCTGCGCGCGATGGACGAGGCCGAGAAGCTGGGCGCACCCGGTTCGGCGCTGCGGCACGTCGAACAGGCACTGTCCATCTGGGACGCCGTCCCGGCCGCGGACCGGCCCGAAGGCTACGACGAGCTGCGGCTGCTGCACGAGGCGTCCTACTTCGCCGGCACGTCCGGCGAGCCCGAGCGGGCCGCGGCCTTCGCGCGCTCGGCCACCCGCGCCCTGACCCCGGACTCACCGGTGGACCGCGCGGCGAAGACGTGGCGGCGGCTGGCCGAGGCGCTGCTGGCCCTGGAGGGCACCCTCGACGAGGCCACCGCGGCCATCGACCGGGCCTGGGACCTGGTCAAGGACGGCGAGCCGAGCGGGACGCGGGCGTGGGTGCTGGCCAGCCGGGCCGGGTTCCTGCGGATCCTCGACAAGCCCGAGGAGGCGCTGGACAGCGCGCTGACCGCGGTCGCCGACGCGCGGGCGGTCGGCGCGGCGGGCGCGGAGGCGTCGGCGCTGGTCACCCTGGGCACGCTGGCCGACTCCGCGGGCGACGCCGCCGAGGCCCGCGAGCGGCTGCGGCAGGCCGAACGCAAGGCGCGGGACGCCGGGGCGCTGAACACCGAGATCCGCGCGACCTACTTCCTGGCGCTGAGCCACGACGACCAGGGCGAGTTCGCCGAAGCGCTGGCCCACGCGGCCCGCGGCGTCGCCCGCGCCGAAGAAGCCGGGCTGAGCTGGAGTGTCTACGGACTGGAGCTGCGGGCGGCGCAGCTGAAGCTGCGCTACCTGATGGGCGACTGGCCGGACGAAAGCGCCGGGCGCGCCGGGCGCGGGGTGTCCAGCGCGGTCGCCGCGCGGATCCTGGCCATCTGGTCGATGTTCCTCGTCGCCCGCGGCCGGTTCGACGAAGCCGCGAAGCTCGTCGCCGGGCAGCGGCAGCACTGGACGGCGGACATGCAGATCCCGCTGTCGGTGGGCGGCGCCGGGATCGAGCTGGCGTACTGGCGGGGCGAGCACGCCGAGGCGGTGCGCCGGACCGAAGATCTGATCGGCTGGCTGGAGCGGATCGAACCCGGCCTGCTGGCCGGCATCCGGGTGGCCGCGCTCGGCGTCTCCGCCGCGGCCGCGCTCGCCGCCGGTGCCCGGGTCCGCGGCGACTCGGCGGCGGCAGACGCGGCGGTGGCGGCGGGCGAGCGGATGCTGGCGCACGGCCGCATGTGCTCGGTCGTCGGGCAGCCGCGCTCGGGCGAGCTCGGGCCGGAGGGCCGGGCCTGGCTGGCCCGCCTCGAAGCGGCGGCGTCCTGCCTGCCCGGCCGGGGCGACGCGGCGAAGTGGGCGGCCGCGGCGGAGGCGTTCGGCTACGGCGCCGTCTACGAGCAGGCGATCTGCCGCTGGCACGAGGCCGAAGCGCTGCTGGCCGCCGACGCCGCCGCGGGTGAAGCGCTCGAAGCGGCCCACGCGGTCGCGGCCCGGCTGGGCGCGATCCCGCTGCGCGACGCGGTCCGGGACCTGGCGCACCGCGCCCGGGTCGAGCTGGCTGGCGTCGAGCCGGCCGCGCCGGCCCGCACGGTCACCGACCCGCTGACCGATCGCGAGCGCGACGTCCTGGAGCGCGTGGCCCTGGGCCGCACCAACCGGCAGGTGGGGGAGGAGCTCTACATCAGCGAGAAGACGGTGAGCGTGCACCTGTCCCGGGTGATGGCGAAGCTGGGCGCGAGCCGGCGCGCGGAGGCCGTGGCGATCGCCTACGACCGGGGCCTGCTGACCGCCCCGGCCTCCGAACACGCGTGA
- a CDS encoding DUF397 domain-containing protein codes for MEADLSGARWRKSSHSGGGNDCVEVAFVDGGAAVRDSKDPEGGAFRLPASGWRGLLAAVRTSGHTHG; via the coding sequence ATGGAAGCAGATCTGTCCGGGGCACGGTGGCGCAAGAGCAGCCACAGCGGGGGCGGCAACGACTGCGTCGAGGTCGCGTTCGTCGACGGCGGCGCCGCGGTGCGCGACTCGAAGGACCCCGAAGGTGGTGCGTTCCGCCTGCCCGCATCGGGGTGGCGGGGGCTGCTGGCCGCGGTGCGGACCAGCGGCCACACGCACGGCTGA
- a CDS encoding helix-turn-helix domain-containing protein, with protein sequence MARGQSPTVRRRRLAGELRRLREAADLTIDEVGEKLECSASKISRIETGHVGVTPRDARDMLALYGITGDEQEALVQLAREARKRGWWHAYNEVFTGTFVGLEADASSLRAFQALLVPGLLQTERYARAVIRALRPDAEDAEIRRRVAARMARQELLSETPPPEYWAVMDEAVLRRVVDGPEVMAEQLYRMVAVAEKPNVTVQVVPFGAGAHPGMEGPFLIMGFPEQADPDVVYVDDSTSSGLYLEEPTDVRRYGLMFDHLRAAALKPDDSVDLIAEAAGRFAEQAAVPAPVHHLEPRTQ encoded by the coding sequence ATGGCAAGGGGACAGAGCCCCACGGTTCGCCGCCGGAGGCTCGCGGGCGAGCTGCGCCGCCTGCGGGAAGCCGCGGACCTGACCATCGACGAGGTCGGCGAGAAGCTCGAGTGCTCCGCCTCGAAGATCAGCCGCATCGAGACCGGCCACGTCGGGGTCACCCCGCGTGACGCCCGGGACATGCTGGCCCTCTACGGCATCACCGGCGACGAGCAGGAAGCGCTCGTCCAGCTGGCCAGGGAGGCCCGCAAGCGCGGCTGGTGGCACGCCTACAACGAGGTCTTCACCGGCACCTTCGTCGGGCTCGAAGCCGATGCGAGTTCGTTGCGCGCGTTCCAGGCGCTGCTGGTGCCCGGGCTGCTGCAGACCGAGCGGTACGCCCGCGCGGTGATCCGCGCCCTGCGACCGGACGCCGAGGACGCCGAGATCCGCCGCCGCGTCGCCGCCCGGATGGCGCGCCAGGAACTGCTCTCGGAGACCCCGCCGCCGGAGTACTGGGCGGTGATGGACGAGGCCGTGCTGCGCCGGGTGGTCGACGGCCCCGAAGTGATGGCCGAGCAGCTCTACCGCATGGTCGCGGTCGCCGAGAAACCGAACGTGACCGTCCAGGTCGTGCCGTTCGGCGCCGGCGCCCACCCCGGCATGGAGGGCCCCTTCCTGATCATGGGCTTCCCCGAGCAGGCCGACCCGGACGTCGTCTACGTCGACGACAGCACCTCCAGCGGCCTCTACCTGGAGGAACCCACAGACGTCCGGCGCTACGGGCTGATGTTCGACCATCTGCGCGCGGCCGCACTGAAGCCGGACGACTCGGTGGATCTGATCGCCGAGGCCGCCGGACGGTTCGCCGAGCAGGCTGCCGTTCCGGCTCCGGTGCACCATCTGGAACCGAGGACACAGTAA